agttgagatATTAAgtcgacaaaaaaaaaaaagttttgatggtaaaatataaaaatgggCATAATTCAAATGGCAAAacataatttatccaaaatattatgataatttgatatatatatacgcacACTATGTTGCGACTTATCTTTCacatagaattattttttatttgtttgaacagaatatgttatattataatattcaaagaaaaaaagtaactAAGTACTgattataagggtaaattatatttttacttttttacttCATTATAAATGATACATAAGCCCATGTGCTTGCAAACAAAGTAAATGAAATCCCTATATTGGTCATatgacaacaaaaaaaattattttatagtaatgatttttgtaactGTCAAAGTAAAATTCTGTAAcagttttttaataattgtaacggcttttgtaaTAGACAGTCTTCTgcgatttttttaaacattacAAAGTATTTGCAACGACTTAGCTTGTGGCTATTACAATTTGTAACAATCTTTATACTGGCAGTAGAAGTCATTACAATACTTGactaaatgtaaaaaatgagTTTGGACCTgttttaggaacggtcaaattaaatttgatatatgtattattggaACGATCATTATAACACTTATAGTTATGAGATTGGTTCAAAGTTGGAACAGtctttctaattttcattGTAACTGCCATGCTTTAGTTTGTACGCTGGTGGAGATCGTTCAGTGCGCGAACAGATTTGTCATCCCCTTTGTCGATTACTCTATTGgtcaaaacaataaaatctgCAAATTGAAACTCCATGGGGGACAGATTAATCGCCGGCGCATCTTCCCCGTCCAAACTGTCATCAGTCGCTACTACGTTGTTGTTCGCCTGCCCTCCATGTTCGTCTACAACATTCCCCAACTCACCGCCGTCTATCCCCCCCACCATATCATCTTCATCCTCGTCGGCCGCGGCGTCAACGTGAATTCTGTGTGAAGTGTGTGTATTTTTAGATGTagtagtgtgtgagagagaatagAAAGGAGAGTCCATATTTCTCTAAATTCTCTACGTTTTACCCAACCGATAGTAGTTGGACCTATGCGTTCTTCGCATGCATCAATActttactattaattttaaatttatcaaaatattgctTACATTGTTCACTaacttctaaatttaaaatatatcgcataaaatgttattatttataattttaaacttcATAATTCTAGTGTGATTTCTTGAtctattaattcatttaaatttctattttatttagtagtatcttatatttttaaaaactttcatGCATAAggattataaaatcaaataatatgagATGTACTcgataattaaatatttatctgcAACTTAATagaaattagtaattttatttgtcgATAGTTTTTATtcctaattaatttacttttgctaatcttttttttttttgtgaattattCTTAAAGAATGATATATTgctcttttgtttgtttattgattttttttatttttctatttttatcttcaacataataaacttattttctatttattattttattattactaagTTGATTCTCAATCAAATATGCAACatacttaatataaaaatataatttatgcaGTTAATTGAAATTTGGTTTACGACTAATATgttaatatacaattattatttctaaaaatctttatgaatttttGATAGAgctttatcttattttaataatattaattatacaccgctatatattatttttttttatagagctTTACCTTATTTCAGCAATACTAATTATACaccattatatttttttctgttgttattttttttatctttttaattataaatatttcaaaacttattgatatattagttattagatttttctaaaaaaatagtcTAAATTGAATAAACCTTTAGTAtcagaataattatattttgcatcTTGTATCCTAATATTTCAATAGCAtctaatttagtaatttattgtaatattgtCTATACTATACGGTCTCTAACTTCAGTTATTTCAATGGTATTTTACCTctattatcattaaaaataagcaaatgtAACTTTTATATACTTCCGtattttttctattctttaatttcttatacaatttattttgaaaattaaataaataaattaaaggaatataattaagaaattaattcatgttAATCAATTTGGCCTTTGATGtgcttattatatatattttgaaaacattaTAAAATCTGCAGTTTCTgattctattttttctatggtgaaatataattttattcttttagaataTTCACTCATGCacttattagtattattttacatcCAATACACTATGGTCAAAATCAAAAGTATGTGAAAGTacgattttaaaataattttctacaatgagtatatattaaaataaaactaattagtTAGAAGTCACtcattctaaaatttttaaagagaacttttaatttaataagattgataattttacttataatttcatgatatttattctttcctatatatatagtttttaaagtttatattagtattttacgttttattctgatttttattcattttaatttttttgtgcactaataaattaatatttttaaagtgtttAAAAGTatctttcaataaattaagatcgtagaaaaattatttgcttattttattttttaattggcTATACTTATCATTATTCAAGTAGTATAAGGATTTTGGAGTAAATAGTCTTCTTTTGatagaattttattcttttattaaaaatattatttaggtAAGGGTATAAATGTCTTTTTACAATGAGAACAAACACGAGAGATTCGCACTTTTATactatatagtatagatatagataagCAATGCCATAACCCTGCAGGAATATGTTCCAACCcgaagagggagagagagagccATTAAACCAGAAGCACTCTATCAATGTAAAGTAGAGCAAATTAtcaattagaaatatttttcaagagcTGCACTAAGTCGTATGGTATGCAAACAACCAAATCAAAATCgaaaccaaaaccaaaaccaaaagGAACAAGCAGATCGGTGCAGCTTATTTCTCTCGGCAACCTGGCTGACCAGGGTATGCAGACTACTCAGAAGTCTGAACAGTTCAAGTCCCtcaaaatctcatgaaaaaaCTTCTGACTAGCTTCATTTGCCTTCATTCCGCCTgggaatttttttgtattcgTAGTTTTCTATGTCAACCTTTTGTTGCAAAGCCTGCAATAGACATCCTCTTAGGTATAGATTCACCACATATTCCATGCAAAATACATCAGTAACAATATATAGGTACCTTCAGCTCTTCCTCCAGCGAAATCTTTTTAGGTTTATAGGCATCAACAGGTCCTGTCCTTGACAGTGCTTTTCTTGTCTCAATAATCTCCCATTCTTGGTCATCCTTTATTCTAGCAATATCCTTGCTGAGTTGGAAATTTTACtccatcaaattcaataaaccACACATGAAGTActtaaatccaaaaatatattaactgtGTGATATGTAGAGGATATAATTTAATACCATTTTCATATGTTATTAtgatattacataatataagAGATGTCCTTACAGGTGAGAACGAGTAAAgattaaaacaatttaccaTGATAGTCaaacataaatatgaatacAACCACCAGGTAGTTAAGTCAAAACTCTAGAAAACGCAACccagaaaaagagaaaaaaacaactGGCTCCCACGTTAAGGAgcttaatataaacaatactGATTCAAGAAATTCTGTACTAAATAGACTCTCCTGGGATAAGTTGTTCATTTGAATTACAGTCTTTCACTCTTGATGCAGTGCATAATATTGAAATACTGAAACTCTAGGCACGAAATGGATAGAATGAACTAGACATTACTCCTGTCATAATTTGAAATGTGCACCTCAAAGCAAATATATAAGACGAGgagagaaaatatatcattttctcAGAATAAGATAgcaatatattgtattttcataCTGAATCAGTTCCCCTCAGCTGTCTGAACATCCAATCATGTATTGGCACTCTAATAGCAGGGCCCTCAACGCAAAGTCGAATATATAGGCTGTTTGCACAGCATAGCCTCTTTAAGATCTATCTTATCAGAGCATAATCTTTGCACTCTGCTATTTGCCTCAAGATTCTTCAAAGCGGTAACATTAGAGTTAGATAAGCAATGAAACTCATGCAGACCTTAGCGAAACATGAACAGAGACAGTAGAGTTCATGATGCATCCCTTCATTGCCAAGCATCTACCAAGCCAATAATACATTAAGACAAATCTCATTCAATTGTCATTCAAACTAACCTTCCTTGCAATAGATGGCCAAGTCCAAGAGCTCCAAGAACAGTGAGTGAGATCATTGGAAGACCATATCTAACAAATGGTGATGTCCTGCCCCAACGTTTGAACTTTTGGGCTGAAGGCTGAGACCTGGCCGTGGAGGTTGCTGCTTGATTGTCTACCTTGGGCTGATCTGCTGTCATATGAACAGTTGTCATTTCTGCAGACCATGAAGTCCACCTACATCAAAAATGTCCACAACGTATCCACCAAGTATAAACTCAAGAATCTCAAGATAATCTGTCTTatcattattacattttttttcaccCAAAATAAGAATCTCAAGATAACCTCCAATTCTCAGACAAATCCGATAGCTAAATTGTTCGGTAATGTTGCACTACAAATGGGACATCACTATTTTCTTCAGGTGATTGCCTCAACCgtaatatttcataaactGTTACTCCAAAATCTACAAAAGCAACTGGGGTTTCATTACACTACCAAGAGATGGAAAATccatttgaagaaaaagaaaacaaaatcctAGTCAGCCCAAATAGCAGGATCTCAAGTTGAACCTTATGCAATACATACATCAACagaaacacaaaattattcattaagtAATACTTAGACCTATAAATGCGGCAAAAATTCAGCTTCATCCGCTActggaaattaaaataattaaacataggGTTTTTCATGCAAGGTATTTTCGATTTTAACTGCCTATAAAGCGTTTACCTAAGATCTATTTCTCGTCAAAATTAAACTGCAGTAACTGCTAcgaataaaaaagataatcaGACACAAAATAAGGTTTTACCTCGACCATTtttgtcgagctcgagctcgaactcgagctcgattCTCGAATTTGTTATGAACCCAGAAAACTGTAAGtaaaaacttgaataaaattacAGCAGAATGGAGGTGGGaaggagagaagaaagagatgagaggaaattcagaaattttactaattgatAATGGTCTTCCTTACAacattacaactcttttaCAAACAATTctcaaatcaaacaaaagtGTAAGGAACTAAGGCTGGAAAGGAATCCAAcaacaagaattaaacaaatcatagTCCCTGAATGTGCCCCTGATCcgattaaacaaaattaaagaattgaacaagatgctaaaaacacacccaaacccaagaaaaagaagaataagtaaaatgcaacagagaaagaaggatTACCTGGAAcacccaaacccaagaaaaagaagaataagtaaaatgcaacagagaaagaaggatTACCTGGAAGCCGTACCCGTCTCCGTCCTCGTTGCCGACTTACCGTCCTTGTTTCCGGTGAGTTTGGGGCTAGGGTTCTAAGagatgggtttggggaagaaatgaGAGGAGAAAGATGGAAGCCGTACATGGGAGGAGAAAGATGGAAGCCGTACTCGCCGTACTCGTCGCCGTCCTCGTTGCCGACCTGCCGTCCTTGTTGCCGTGAGTTTTGGGGCTAGAGTTCTGAGagatgggtttggggaagaaTTGAGAGGGGAGAAAGAATGgagaagaaacagaaagagagaaagaaaaaggaagaagaaaccaacaggaggaagagagagagatgggtttttgatttttgacttttgtattattattattattattattattattattattattactattattattattattattattattttaaatcatgagatggaattataaaatttttatatagcCATGTTGTTGAAGTTATATTGGATAATTCAGCAGTCCTTTATTTCTCTGCTTAATATGcagtatttatttgataataatagcAGTCATGTAAAGAATGCAAGAAAAGAGGAGTATGAACTCCCAACGAATTTAGATCAATTGAATAAGTGGACAATTCCTAAAGTAAATCCTagattaatttacaatttcgGAAGATTTGATTTCTGGAAAACTAAACAAGTAGTAAAAACTACTGAAGAATCTATCTCTCTTGATAATGaggaaaaagtaataaaacttTTGGATTCTACGGATATAAGGCATTACcaagaagaatataaatttttacacaTTGGTCTTGTTCAAATAGCCTTTAAGCCTCTAACATTAGAAGGTTTACCAGAAAGCTTTTTAGCTGCCCTAAGAGATGCCAGAAATTTAGACTGGAAGAAATCTCTAATAGGAATAATCCAATCTAGTCTAGCCCATGGGTcggtattttttaatgtttaccCAAATCTACAGTTATCCATGTCGGATGTTAATATACTTGATGCACTAACATTAAATGTTAAAACCcatggatataattatacacctGGATcagaattaatatgtatatgttatagAATTTACTATAAGCTTCTCCATACACTTAATCCTAATTGTAAGACACAAGATAATAAAACTCTTGAACAAACAGTATTCTttgaaacaaatttacaaaattcaaggATTAATACTAGGAGACAAATAAAATGGAGCGAAGTAGAGTTTCCAGAACATTAGGTAATTGAGAAGGAGGTCCCCATTAAAAGTAATACTGAAAGTATGTACactaatatattacaaaatccaGAAGGGAATGCTATAATAGATTTTGTTAAtcagtcaaaatatttaagaagttGCTCCTCAAGATATTCTAATATGTCTTATATATCACCAATAGAGGTGACAACCCCATCTAGAGCATCCACATCCCAGATCAGAGAAGAAACTAATAGCTCAAATTATGATAAGGTTGAAGAAATAAGGATACaaccaaataatattgttaaaggAGTATATAAGGATCCTAAGctaaatgaagaattaactTCAGAAacgaatttttgtttataaatgaaCACACAAGACATAATTGCCTATGAAANNNNNNNNNNNNNNNNNNNNNNNNNNNNNNNNN
This region of Sesamum indicum cultivar Zhongzhi No. 13 linkage group LG4, S_indicum_v1.0, whole genome shotgun sequence genomic DNA includes:
- the LOC105161328 gene encoding uncharacterized protein LOC105161328 isoform X2, giving the protein MTTVHMTADQPKVDNQAATSTARSQPSAQKFKRWGRTSPFVRYGLPMISLTVLGALGLGHLLQGSKDIARIKDDQEWEIIETRKALSRTGPVDAYKPKKISLEEELKALQQKVDIENYEYKKIPRRNEGK
- the LOC105161328 gene encoding uncharacterized protein LOC105161328 isoform X1, with product MYGFHLSPLISSPNPSLRTLAPNSPETRTVSRQRGRRRVRLPEMTTVHMTADQPKVDNQAATSTARSQPSAQKFKRWGRTSPFVRYGLPMISLTVLGALGLGHLLQGSKDIARIKDDQEWEIIETRKALSRTGPVDAYKPKKISLEEELKALQQKVDIENYEYKKIPRRNEGK